The following are from one region of the Cottoperca gobio chromosome 13, fCotGob3.1, whole genome shotgun sequence genome:
- the LOC115017511 gene encoding caspase-1-like, giving the protein MADKELARVRSKFVEKVSNELIKQLLDDLLEDRVLNDGQKDSVLEENNSRANKARALIDTVKMKGDLASRKMIDHLQDRDAELHFELGLSSGQPAQPAADPQMKKEGATSEASWEEKMKAGDVYPVSQKSIRYRVALLITNIKFTNENMNRDGAEKDEENMDKLLNDLGYEVVKHRNLTGQAINDAVIEFSKHRKLKETDSVMVVIMSHGKLGAVLGVDWKNNISGDEKPDEFLIDNIYMHLNPEKCPALQNKPKIIIIQGCRGEKGGSVFVRDALFCDDASAAEENFEEDTMRAVNKEKDFISLLSCTPDTVSYRQRDLGSLLIQYLVEVLKIDAQKDDIEELFRKVMKRFEDFAMNTRRQMATKDRVTLTKRFYFFPGL; this is encoded by the exons ATGGCAG ATAAGGAGCTTGCCAGGGTGAGAAGTAAGTTTGTCGAAAAGGTGTCCAATGAACTGATTAAGCAGCTCCTGGACGACCTTCTTGAAGATCGTGTCCTGAACGATGGCCAGAAAGACTCAGTACTTGAGGAGAACAATAGCAGAGCAAACAAAGCACGCGCGCTCATTGACACGGTGAAGATGAAGGGAGACTTAGCCAGCAGGAAAATGATCGATCACCTTCAAGACCGAGATGCTGAACTTCACTTTGAACTGGGACTGTCCTCTGGTCAACCTGCTCAGCCGG CTGCCGATCCACAGATGAAGAAGGAAGGAGCAACCAGCGAGGCCTCCTGGGAGGAGAAAATGAAGGCTGGAGAT GTTTACCCTGTGTCCCAAAAGTCCATTAGGTATCGTGTGGCCCTGCTAATCACTAATATTAAGTTTACTAATGAGAACATGAACAGAGATGGAGCTGAGAAGGACGAGGAGAACATGGACAAACTGCTCAACGATCTGGGATACGAGGTGGTGAAACACCGAAACCTCACAGGGCAG GCAATTAATGATGCTGTAATTGAGTTCTCAAAACATAGGAAACTCAAAGAGACGGACAGTGTGATGGTGGTCATCATGTCTCACGGGAAACTGGGAGCTGTCCTCGGTGTCGACTGGAAAAACAATATATCTGGTGATGAGAAACCAGATGAGTTCCTCATTGACAACATTTACATGCACTTGAACCCAGAGAAATGTCCCGCGCTGCAGAACAAACCCAAGATCATCATCATCCAGGGCTGCAGAGGAG AGAAGGGAGGATCAGTGTTCGTTAGAGATGCTTTGTTCTGTGATGATGcgtctgctgctgaagaaaacTTCGAGGAGGATACTATGCGAGctgtaaacaaagaaaaagacttcatttctcttctttcctgCACCCCTG ATACTGTCTCATACAGACAAAGAGATCTTGGGTCTTTACTCATCCAGTATTTAGTTGAGGTATTGAAGATCGACGCTCAAAAGGATGACATTGAAGAACTTTTCAGAAAA GTCATGAAGCGCTTTGAAGATTTTGCCATGAACACCAGAAGACAGATGGCGACCAAAGACAGAGTCACTCTGACAAAGCGCTTCTACTTCTTTCCAGGACTCTGA